From one Streptomyces chromofuscus genomic stretch:
- a CDS encoding L-aspartate oxidase, with amino-acid sequence MTSTGIRLHAPAPGWSISADVVVVGSGVAGLTAALRCEAAGMRTVVVTKARLDDGSTRWAQGGIAAALGEGDSPEQHLDDTLVAGAGLCDVEAVRILVTEGPDAVRRLIETGAHFDESAEGRLALTREGGHHRRRIAHAGGDATGAEISRALVEAVRARGLRTIENALVLDLLTDADGRAAGVTLHVMGEGQHDGVGAVHAPAVVLATGGMGQVFSATTNPSVSTGDGVALALRAGAEVSDLEFVQFHPTVLFLGADAEGQQPLVSEAVRGEGAHLVDADGVRFMVGRHELAELAPRDIVAKGIMRRMQEQNAEHMFLDARHFGAEMWEHRFPTILAACRAHGIDPVREPIPIAPAAHYASGGVRTDSHGRTTVPGLYACGEVACTGVHGANRLASNSLLEGLVYAERIAHDIAVTHRRNGLHARVPAPLPHPEQPAHPLLAPEDRFAIQRIMTEGAGVLRSADSLTKAAEHLHRLHADARDALHENGKTSEPGVDTWETTNLLCVARVLVAAARLREETRGCHWREDHADRDDTEWRRHIVVRLNPDRTLAVRTTDTADFPPTLPQAPGSARAGGTPTHHPARRPQEQ; translated from the coding sequence GTGACCAGCACAGGCATACGACTGCACGCCCCCGCCCCGGGCTGGTCCATCTCCGCCGACGTGGTGGTCGTCGGCTCCGGCGTCGCGGGCCTCACGGCGGCGCTGCGCTGCGAGGCCGCGGGCATGCGCACGGTCGTCGTCACCAAGGCGCGCCTCGACGACGGCTCCACCCGCTGGGCGCAGGGCGGCATCGCGGCGGCCCTGGGCGAGGGCGACAGCCCCGAGCAGCACCTGGACGACACCCTGGTCGCCGGCGCGGGCCTGTGCGACGTGGAGGCGGTACGGATCCTGGTCACGGAGGGCCCCGACGCCGTCCGCCGCCTGATCGAGACCGGCGCCCACTTCGACGAGTCCGCCGAGGGCCGGCTGGCGCTCACCCGCGAGGGCGGCCACCACCGACGCCGCATCGCCCATGCCGGCGGTGACGCGACGGGTGCCGAGATCTCCCGGGCGCTCGTCGAGGCCGTACGCGCGCGTGGCCTGCGCACGATCGAGAACGCCCTGGTCCTCGACCTGCTCACGGACGCCGACGGCCGCGCGGCGGGCGTCACCCTGCACGTCATGGGCGAGGGCCAGCACGACGGCGTGGGCGCGGTGCACGCCCCCGCGGTGGTCCTCGCGACCGGCGGCATGGGCCAGGTCTTCTCGGCGACGACCAACCCGTCGGTGTCCACGGGCGACGGCGTGGCCCTCGCCCTGCGCGCGGGCGCGGAGGTCAGCGACCTGGAGTTCGTCCAGTTCCACCCCACGGTGCTGTTCCTCGGCGCCGACGCGGAGGGCCAGCAGCCCCTCGTCTCCGAGGCCGTACGGGGCGAGGGCGCGCATCTGGTCGACGCCGACGGCGTGCGCTTCATGGTGGGCCGGCACGAGCTCGCCGAACTCGCCCCCCGCGACATCGTCGCCAAGGGCATCATGCGGCGCATGCAGGAGCAGAACGCCGAGCACATGTTCCTCGACGCCCGGCACTTCGGCGCCGAAATGTGGGAGCACCGCTTCCCGACGATCCTCGCCGCCTGCCGCGCCCACGGCATCGACCCGGTGCGCGAACCGATCCCGATCGCCCCGGCCGCCCACTACGCCTCCGGGGGCGTGCGCACCGACTCCCACGGCCGTACGACGGTCCCCGGCCTGTACGCGTGCGGCGAGGTCGCCTGCACCGGTGTGCACGGCGCCAACCGGCTCGCCTCCAACAGCCTCCTCGAAGGCCTGGTCTACGCCGAGCGCATCGCCCACGACATCGCGGTGACCCACCGCCGGAACGGCCTGCACGCGCGCGTGCCCGCACCCCTCCCGCACCCGGAGCAGCCCGCGCACCCCCTGCTCGCCCCCGAGGACCGCTTCGCGATCCAGCGGATCATGACCGAGGGTGCCGGCGTCCTGCGCTCCGCCGACTCCCTCACCAAGGCCGCCGAACACCTTCACCGGCTGCACGCCGACGCCCGCGACGCCCTGCACGAGAACGGCAAGACGTCCGAGCCCGGCGTGGACACCTGGGAGACCACCAACCTGCTGTGCGTGGCCCGCGTCCTGGTGGCCGCGGCACGGCTGCGCGAGGAGACCCGCGGCTGTCACTGGCGCGAGGACCACGCCGACCGCGACGACACCGAGTGGCGCCGCCACATCGTCGTACGGCTGAATCCGGACCGCACACTCGCCGTGCGCACCACCGATACCGCAGACTTCCCCCCAACCCTCCCCCAGGCTCCCGGCTCCGCGCGAGCAGGGGGCACCCCCACGCACCACCCGGCGCGCCGTCCCCAGGAGCAGTGA